From Lemur catta isolate mLemCat1 chromosome 19, mLemCat1.pri, whole genome shotgun sequence, a single genomic window includes:
- the ZNF579 gene encoding zinc finger protein 579 — MDPQPPPPAQGSPPHRGRGRGRGRGRGRGRGRGRGGAGAPRAPLPCPTCGRLFRFPYYLSRHRLSHSGLRPHACPLCPKAFRRPAHLSRHLRGHGPQPPLRCAACPRTFPEPAQLRRHLAQEHAGGEVELAIERVAKETAECSWGSQNEGVEQPTTAAAGAAEEEGAASAWPETWPPGEPAALAAPTSATEPRESESEEAEAGAAELRAELALAAGRQEEKQVLLQADWTLLCLRCREAFATKGELKAHPCLRPEGEQEGEGGPPPRPKRHQCSICLKAFARPWSLSRHRLVHSTDRPFVCPDCGLAFRLASYLRQHRRVHGALSLLAPLPTAGKKDDKASGARNSGKGPDGGDGAECGGASEGGEGGQNGGDNAPARPPAGEPRFWCPECGKGFRRRAHLRQHGVTHSGARPFQCVRCQREFKRLADLARHAQVHAGGPAPHPCPRCPRRFSRAYSLLRHQRCHRAELERAAALQALQAQAQPSPPPPPPPQQAEQGEEGLPLPVLHIKEEPPSPGTPPQSPPAPPVFLSASCFDSQDHSAFEMEEEEVDSKAHLRGLGGLAS; from the coding sequence ATGGATCCGCagccccctccacctgcccagggCAGCCCACCGCACCGTGGGCGAGGCCGGGGCCGTGGGCGAGGCCGTGGGCGAGGCCGTGGCCGTGGCAGGGGGGGCGCTGGAGCCCCTCgggcacccctgccctgccccacctgtgGCCGCCTCTTCCGCTTCCCCTACTACCTCTCCCGGCACCGGCTGAGCCACTCGGGCCTGCGGCCCCACGCCTGCCCGCTGTGCCCCAAGGCTTTCCGCCGGCCTGCGCACCTTTCCCGCCACCTGCGTGGCCACGGGCCCCAGCCCCCGCTGCGCTGCGCTGCCTGCCCCCGAACCTTCCCGGAGCCAGCCCAGCTCAGGCGCCACCTGGCCCAGGAGCACGCAGGTGGAGAGGTGGAGTTGGCCATCGAGAGGGTGGCCAAGGAGACTGCCGAGTGCAGCTGGGGCTCGCAGAACGAGGGCGTGGAGCAGCCCACCAcggcagcagcaggggcagcggaggaggagggggcagcgtCGGCGTGGCCGGAGACGTGGCCTCCAGGGGAGCCGGCCGCGCTGGCTGCCCCCACAAGCGCCACCGAGCCCCGGGAGTCGGAGTCAGAGGAGGCCGAGGCCGGGGCGGCGGAGCTGAGGGCCGAGCTGGCGCTGGCCGCCGGGCggcaggaggagaagcaggtcTTGCTCCAGGCCGACTGGACGCTGCTGTGTCTCCGCTGCCGCGAAGCCTTCGCCACCAAAGGCGAGCTCAAAGCGCACCCGTGTCTGCGCCCCGAGGGCGAACAGGAGGGTGAAGGGGGGCCACCGCCACGCCCCAAGCGACACCAGTGCTCCATCTGCCTCAAGGCCTTCGCCAGGCCCTGGTCCCTGTCCCGCCATCGGCTGGTCCACTCGACGGACCGCCCTTTCGTGTGCCCGGACTGCGGCCTGGCCTTCCGCCTCGCCTCCTACCTCCGCCAGCACCGTCGCGTCCACGGCGCGCTCAGCCTGCTGGCTCCGCTGCCCACAGCGGGCAAGAAGGACGACAAAGCTTCGGGTGCACGGAACTCAGGGAAGGGGCCGGATGGGGGCGACGGGGCCGAATGTGGGGGTGCCTCGGAAGGGGGAGAAGGCGGGCAGAACGGAGGGGACAACGCCCCGGCCAGGCCCCCTGCCGGGGAGCCCCGCTTCTGGTGCCCCGAGTGCGGCAAAGGCTTCCGGCGCCGGGCACACCTGCGGCAGCACGGGGTCACCCACTCGGGGGCGCGCCCGTTCCAGTGCGTGCGCTGCCAGCGGGAGTTCAAGCGGCTGGCCGACCTGGCCCGCCATGCGCAGGTGCACGCCGggggccctgccccacacccgtGTCCGCGCTGCCCGCGACGCTTCTCTCGCGCCTACAGCCTCCTGCGCCACCAGCGCTGCCACCGCGCCGAGCTGGAGAGGGCCGCAGCCCTACAGGCgctccaggcccaggcccagccgtcgccgccaccaccaccaccgccccagcaggcagagcagggggAAGAAGGGCTTCCATTGCCTGTCCTACACATCAAGGAAGAGCCGCCCTCTCCGGGAACCCCACCCCAGTCCCCGCCTGCTCCCCCTGTCTTCCTCAGCGCCTCCTGTTTCGATAGCCAAGACCACTCAGCCTTCgagatggaggaagaagaggtagACAGCAAAGCTCACCTGCGTGGTCTGGGGGGCCTGGCCTCCTGA